The proteins below come from a single Argentina anserina chromosome 1, drPotAnse1.1, whole genome shotgun sequence genomic window:
- the LOC126805102 gene encoding probable xyloglucan galactosyltransferase GT17 — protein MLSRKQPPPDSPWKEKEEKLLYYTKNKEPNNLLMTILNNPHLRFGAFVFVFLSAWLLLLLFWFPPKITTTPTTTPNVASAVLVPDQGEQPKSQLNVRICEDPSVSVYVYPLPAKFNTGLLDRCKTLNVYTDMCPHIANHGLGQPKPNMGSAASWFATHQFIAEMIIHARVENHPCRTHDPSRATLFYVPFYGGLYASSKFREVNLTTRDELAFELVEHIQSQPIWQKRHGKDHFIALGRTAWDFMRTTDGPDFGANVLLNLPAVKNMSVLTVERQPWQGANQFGIPYPSYFHPSSLPEMLTWQAKMRGAARPYLFSFIGGPRKGLEKAAIRNEFIRQCAESGRCFLMKCGANGASKCHEPSEVLKVMSESQFCLQAPGDSYTRRSTFDSVLAGCIPVFFSPHTAYTQYKWFLPAEVSEYSVYIDERSEGSKSIEEELLKIPAEKMEMMREKVIQMIPSLTYAHPSASGLGFKDAVDVALASLANHVNNLVH, from the coding sequence atgctTTCGAGAAAGCAACCACCTCCGGATTCTCCATggaaggagaaggaggagaagTTGCTGTACTacaccaaaaacaaagaaCCCAACAACTTGTTGATGACCATTCTCAACAATCCCCACCTCAGGTTTGGTGCTTTCGTCTTTGTCTTTCTGTCTGCTTGGCTTCTTCTGCTCCTCTTTTGGTTCCCTCCCAAAATCACAACCACACCGACAACCACACCCAATGTGGCCAGTGCTGTTCTTGTTCCAGACCAAGGTGAACAACCAAAATCACAATTAAATGTACGAATATGCGAGGATCCAAGCGTGTCGGTGTATGTATACCCTTTGCCGGCGAAGTTCAACACTGGCCTCCTTGACCGGTGCAAAACCCTAAATGTCTACACAGACATGTGTCCACACATTGCCAACCACGGACTCGGCCAGCCGAAACCAAACATGGGCTCGGCCGCGTCGTGGTTCGCCACCCACCAGTTCATCGCCGAGATGATCATCCACGCGCGAGTGGAAAATCACCCATGTCGAACGCACGACCCCTCACGCGCCACCCTCTTTTACGTCCCCTTCTACGGCGGCCTCTACGCTTCCAGCAAGTTCCGCGAGGTCAACTTAACCACCCGCGACGAGCTCGCGTTCGAATTGGTGGAGCACATTCAGTCCCAGCCTATATGGCAGAAGCGACACGGCAAGGACCACTTTATCGCCCTGGGGAGAACCGCATGGGATTTCATGAGAACAACCGACGGCCCAGATTTCGGCGCCAACGTCCTCCTCAACCTTCCCGCCGTTAAAAACATGTCGGTGCTGACCGTAGAGAGACAACCTTGGCAGGGAGCCAACCAGTTCGGCATACCCTACCCTTCCTACTTCCACCCCTCATCCTTGCCGGAGATGCTGACGTGGCAGGCCAAAATGCGCGGCGCCGCCCGGCCCTACCTCTTCTCCTTCATCGGAGGGCCGAGAAAGGGATTAGAGAAGGCGGCGATACGTAACGAGTTCATAAGGCAATGCGCCGAGTCGGGACGGTGCTTCCTCATGAAATGTGGCGCCAACGGAGCTAGCAAATGCCACGAGCCGAGTGAGGTGCTTAAGGTGATGAGTGAGTCTCAATTTTGCTTGCAGGCTCCCGGTGACTCCTATACGAGGCGGTCAACGTTTGACTCGGTGCTGGCTGGGTGCATTCCGGTGTTCTTTTCGCCGCATACGGCGTACACGCAGTACAAATGGTTTCTACCGGCGGAGGTGAGCGAGTATTCGGTTTACATTGACGAGAGGAGTGAGGGGAGTAAGAGCATAGAGGAAGAGTTGCTTAAGATTCCGGCGGAGAAGATGGAGATGATGAGGGAGAAGGTGATTCAGATGATACCTAGCTTGACGTACGCGCATCCGAGTGCGagtggtttagggtttaaggaCGCCGTTGACGTGGCGCTTGCATCATTGGCTAATCATGTGAATAATTTAGTTCattaa